The nucleotide sequence CCATTATAAAAAGCTAACCCATCTATTTCTGCTAAAGTTGCCCACAAAGCCTCAAAATCTTCTAAGGTTAGCCAACTGTCTTGGTCCTCAAACAAGCGAGTAATGATCAGCAGATGATGGTCCACAACATTGTATTTATTTAACAGACATAAATGAGTCTGTGAAATATCGCTGACAAATAAATCTTCTTCATAAGGAAGAAACGGGTTAAAGGCTTTTTGTTCTGTGGATTTTTTTTTGGCTTCTTCTTTACGAGCAAGGTTAGAGATGATCCTGACTAAAAAAGTCATACCCTCTTGCTCAACAAATTCATACTCAGTGGGGATCGGTTGAAGTGCCCCGAGTTCAAGAGCTTTTTCGCTTTGCTCTATCACTCTTTTCCATAATGTACCGGGTTGAAGAGTAATGTTTCTGTATGCCATTGGTTCTTGAATGCCAAAATTTAACTTATACTAGCTAAATTAGCATGAATTGCTAACCAGATACAGGGAGGATCAATGCTAGTGTAATCTACTCGATGTTTTTCATGGGCAGGAATCAACAAATAGTCGCCGCCTTTGAGCCGAATTTTTGAGCCATCTTGATAAGAGAGTTCGGCTTCTCCTTGTAGTAAAATTACCCATTCGTCCCGCTCTTGGTCATACCATTGATCTTCGGGTGTAGTTTGGCCTCGAGAAATAATACGCTCTATTTTGAGGTTTTGATTCGATAAAATTGTCTGAAAATATTCCTCATCAGGCAAAATTGCAGGTATTTTTAAAAAATTATCCATTTAAATCCTTATTTGCTACAAGATTTGAGTATCCAACCAATAATGATCCCTATTCCGCCAAATCGAACAATCTGCCAAAATAATTCACTAAGCAGCCCACTTCGTAACCCTTGCCAAAATAGCCGCTTGAGGTCGTCACTAGAGAGTAATGCACTTTCTAGCGTCAGTTGTAACTCTTGTATTTGCGCTTCAATTTGCCTTAATTCTACTTCTAGCTCAGGTGTGGGATGATTTTGCCATGCTTGTTCGCTTAAGGAGCGCTGTTCGTGCAGTTCGGCTTGCCTTTGGCTTTGTTCTAAGATGAGTGCATAGCGTTGCTTAAGTTTTTCTAATGCTTGTTCAGCTTTAGCTAAATCTTGCTCAAATTCTTCACCGTAGTCGTTAAGAGGGTTTGGGCTGCTATGAGACATTCTGTCATGTTTTACAATGCTTGCTTAAACTATATATAGTAGATTTTTTGCTTCCATAATCATTCTCAAATCTAAATTTTTATGTCTCAACAAACTTCGCTATCTCACGACGAGCTTCTACAAGACGTTAGCACTGTTGAACTAGCTCAAGCACTAGCCGCACGTTTGACCATCACTCCTAATGACTGGCATCGTTTAAAAGCAAACCGCAACGCCCAAGCTAGTCAGCTATTGGCGGCGGCTCTAGTTTTTTTGCTTAAGGACCAACCTCAAGAAGCTCTTGAGCGGCTTGAGCAAGCTACTGGATGGCTAGATCGGTCTATTTCTGCGCCTCCTTGTCCAAGTCATGGCAATCATTCAATTAAATAAAGGTTGACGTTTACCTTTTTTAATTTGCTTAGAAAGTCTCAGTTGAGTCCCCTGGCGGTTCCAGTGGACTTGATCAAAGATTTGATGAAGGATACACAACCCTCGACCGCTTTCTGATTCCTCTGGCGGTAAATCGGGTAATGAATGACTATTGCTATGACTATCGCAATGACTATCGCAATCATTATCGCAATTGCATCTATTGACTTGCTCAGTAGCAAAACCGCTACCTTGGTCAGAAATTACCCAAGAGTATCCTTCTTTTGTCACTGAGAATTGAACGACAACTGTTTTGCTTGGATCTAATTTATTACCGTGTTTAGCTGCATTCACGAGTGCTTCTTGTAACCCTAACCTAATCTCTGGCTGCAATTGTTTAGGAATATTTGCCAGCAGTAAATCTAATACTGGGCAGAGGTAGAGGGTGGAAGCGAAGCTCATTGTACTCCACTTAGGTTGAGCGGAAGATGGTGAAATAGCGATCACGGGCTTTACCTCTAAATTTGTATATTAAGTAAATTTTTGCTTATTGGTGGCAAGGTTTATCTTGCGTAGATAATGCTTTCTGAGATGGTTTTAATCAAGATGGCTATTCATCCTTCCATTTTTCATCCTCGTGGTTTTTTTTAAGCTTATTTTTCTTTTTATTTAAGAGGTTTTCTCCTTTAAACAAGATGGCTCTTTTCATAGTTGTTTAAGGATGTGCTTAAGTTTGATTTGTACAGTTAAAGCTCGTTTTAGCTTCATTTACCCAAAAAACATTATCGATAATTTTGTCGTCTAGGTCAAGTGTGCTTGGCTTTTCATTAAAAATTTTTTACTTATTTTAAGGTTTTTCTAATCCCTAATAGATTAGATTTTGGTTAACAACTTAGGCAATTTTTGGGTTAGAATGTCTAGCATTCTATTCCCCTATAAATAGGTATTTTAGGGAAAATTTTCAGTTGTTTCAACCATTAGTATCATATCATATTAAGGGATTCTTGACTCAGAAATGCCGCACATTCGACATGAGAGGTTTGGGGAAAAAAATCTGCTGGCTGCACAAACGTTAAATGATAGCTGCCTTTGTCACAAAGTTGTTTTAGGTCCCGGGCGAGAGTGCCCACTTGACAACTAATATAGACGATACGTGGCGGTTTAAGTTTCAAAAGAGTATCGATCACTGTGGGAGGGCAACCTTTACGGGGCGGGTCTAACAACACTAGATCGGGGGTCATATCTACAAGGGGCAATAACGTCTCCACTGCTCCAGTCATAAAGCTAACATTCGAGAGTCCATTAATTTGTGCGTTTTTTTGAGCTTGAATAATTGAGCTACTGTGAAGTTCTATACCGAACGCTTGTTTTACCCGTCGAGCTAAGGGTAATGTAAACGTGCCAATGCCACAGTAAGCATCAACGAGAGTTTCTGTTCCCTGTAATTCTAGTTTATCAAAAATAACGTCAATTAGAGCCTCGGCGGCTTCGGTGTTAACTTGAAAAAAGGTTTCAGGACGTAACTCAAACTCGAGTTCGGCAAAAATTTCTCGTAAATAGGGGCGACCTGCAACGGTTTGGGTTTGCTCCCCAAAAATCACATTAGTTTTGCTCGGATTGTAATTGAGGCAAACTCCGACTAATCCCGGATAGCGTTTTAACCAAATTTGGGCTTGTTCCTCAATGCCTTTTAAGTGAACATCAGTTGTTACTAAAGTTAATAAAATTTCGCCGGTGCGTCGTCCGATGCGTAAACTCAGATGGCGCAATTGTCCTTGATGGTGTTTTTCCTGATAAATTGTCCATTTCCGCTCGGCAATATCGGCTTTGATCTTGGCTAAAAAAGGATTGAGGCGGGGATCTTGCACCGGACATTGATTAAGATTAACAATGTGATGAGTCTGGCGGCGATAATAGCCAGCTTTAACGGTTCCTTGAGCGGAAATTCCGAGCGGATAACTGGCTTTATTGCGATATTCAAGCGGCTTGAGTTCGGGGCGGTTTCCCTCTCCTAAAATTGGGGCTACGGGAGGATCACAAAACCCTCCGATTCTTTGCAAGGTTTGGGTTACCATTAGGGATTTAGCGGTTCTTTGGTATTCTGGGTTAATATGTTGCCATTGACAGCCGCCACACTTATCAGCCACGATACAACGGGGGCGAATGCGATGAGGAGAAGCTTCGATTAATTGCTCGAGTTTTCCATCAGCATATTGCTTTTTAAAGTTAATTAAACGTACTAAGGCGAGATCACCAGGCACCGTATCAGGAACAAATACCACCCATCCCTCAATACGTCCTACACCATCCCCACTACTGCTAAGGTCAGTAATTTCAATTTCCACGAGATCGCCTTGTTTAGTCATTAGTTATTTCCAACAGGGAAAAGCTTGAATTAAAGTGCCTGCTTCTTTTGGCGGCAAAGGTTTAGAAAAGAAATAACCCTGTGCCTGTTCACATTCTAACCATTGGAGTTGCTGTAATTGCAACTGAGTTTCTACGCCTTCTGCGGTCACTGTCATCTCTAAAGAGTGTGCCAGAGTAATGATGGCATGAACAATTTCTGCATTGCTATTGCCCGGCTGCATCTGCATGACAAAGGAGCGATCAATCTTAACGGTAGTCACCGGAAAACGATGTAAATAACTTAAAGAAGAATATCCCGTCCCAAAATCATCCAAGCATAATTCTATATTACGCTTTCGCAGTTCAATGAGAATATTCATGGCTATATCCACATTTTCCATTAACATACTCTCCGTTATTTCTAATTTTAAACTGCTCGGGTCTATGCCGGTCTGTGCCAAAATCTCATCAATTTCTTCTATGAGATGAGAATTCCTCAGTTGTTTACTAGAAAGATTGACGCTAATTTGCAAGGGATTTTTCAGGTTATATTGCTCTTGCCACAATTTAAGTTGGCGACAAGCCTGTTGAGTAATCCATTTTCCCATCGGTACAATTAAACCTGTTTCTTCAGCAATAGGAATAAACTCAACCGGGGAGATCAATCCTTTTTTCGGATGTTGCCAACGAATTAAGGCTTCAAACCCAGTTAAATAACCCGTACTTAAGGACACAATTGGTTGATAATATAATAAAAATTCTTTTAGCTCAATGGCTTGCCGCAGTTCAATTTCTAAGTGTAAACGTTTAACGGCTCGTAGGTGCATTTGTTGATCAAAAACTGCATAACCTCCCTTTCCCCATCTTTTAGCCTGATACATGGCGGTATCGGCATCTCGTAATATTTCCTGTGGATGAATATAACTGGGATCACTCAGCGCAATACCAATACTGGTACTGATAAAAACTTGTTGACCATTGAGGTCATAAGGCTGAGTCAGGTCGTTGTGAATTTTTTGAGCGGCTTTGAGCGGCTCATCGGTACTTTGAATCTCTTCTAAGAGAATGGTAAATTCATCACCCCCAAACCGGGCTAGAGTATGCGGCACACTCAAGCTGGTTTTTAGACGTTGAGCGATGGCTATCAAGAGTTGATCCCCGACAATATGACCTAAACTATCATTAACCACTTTAAAGTCATCGAGATCGAGGAAAAGAACCGCAAAAAAAATATTTTCTCGGTTTTGATTTTTTTTCAGGGCTTCTTCTAATTTTTCCAATAAAAAGATACGATTGGGTAGACTGGTGAGGGGGTCGTGATAGGCATTATATTGAAGTTGTTCGGTAAAGGATTTGCGCTCAGTGATATCGCTATCAATTCCCTCAAAACGAATCGGTTTTCCAGTAGGGTCATAAATGGTACGAGAACGACTGTAAAGCCAGCGAACTGTTCCATCTGGTCGCACAATGCGATATTCATATTCACTATGTCCTGTGTCCTCGAGAGCTTTGAAATGAGCATCGATAAGTGCTTGATCGTCAGGGTGTACCAGGTTAAACCAAAGATTTCCTTCTGCCAACAATTGCTCAATCGAACAGCCATATACTCTTTCGGTAGCGGGATTAAGATAAATCAGGTTTAAAGTGGTGGCCGAAGTTGACCAAACGACATCTTCAATAGAATTAAGAATACTTTCTAGGCGTTGCTCACTTTCAGAGAGAGCTTTTTCTATTTGTTTGCGCTCAGTAATATCTCTAAGAGAGATTAAATGAGCTTTTTGCTGTTCCCAGATAATTAGCCCTACCCGCATTTCAGCAACAATCAGTTGTTGGTTAGCATGACGAATAAAAATTTCGGTGGTTTTTCCATCCACAAAAGGAACACCAAAATGTTGCTCGAGCAATTCCTCTTGAGAACGTCCAAAAAGTTTCTCGCCTGCGGGATTAATAAATTTAATATTTCCTTGGTTATTTACGACAATTAACCCATCAGAGATAGTGGTAATAATGCGGCTTAAACGATCTTCACTTTCTCGTAAGGCGATCTCGGCTTGAGTTTTTTCGCTAATATCCACCACTTGACCCACTAAATTTAGGGGTTTGTCTTGTTCGTCTCTAATCAATCCTACGTGAAGCATTCCATAAAGAACTTGGCCTTTTTTGGTTAAATAACGTTTTTCCAGACGGTAGTAGGCAATTTCTCCGGCTAATAATTTTTGATGGAGAGGTATTTCATTTTTTAGGTCATCAGGATAGGTTAAATCTCCACAAGTGCGCTTGAGTAATTCGGCTTCTGTAAAACCCATCATCTGAGAAAATGCCTCATTAACTCGCACTAATTTTCCTTCTGGAGTAGCTATGGCTATGCCTATAGGCGAGTGTTGAAAGACTAGCCGGAATTGTTCTTCACTTTTTTTAAGGGCTTCTTCGGCTCGTTTTCGCTCAGTAATATCTTCAGAAATACAGAGTAAATATTGCGGTTGATCTTGCTCATCGTAAAGGGGAATTTTTACGGTATGAAGTAGTCTTTTTCCTAACGAGTAGCTATCCGCCTCTTCTTCGGGGATTTCTAGCGGCATACGGCGGGCAAAAGTCTCTCGATCTTTTTGGTAAAAAAATTCGGCTTGCGAGTCAGAGAAATGCTCAAAAGTTGTTGAACCGATGGCTTCTGTGGCACTGATTCCAAAAATTTTTTCACAGGTTTTGTTCCATAAAATTATTTGACTAAATGTTTCGGGTTTACCATCTTTAACAAAGACCGCTAAGGGTAAATGGTCAATCATCGTTTGTAAAAAATTGCGGGTTTGCTGAATTTCTGCCTCAGTCTGTTTTCGCTTAGTAATATCGTGAGCAACAGCATAAATTAACCCTTCTTCTACATAAGGAACGGCTGTCAAAGTTAACCAGCGATAAGTTCCTTCTCGAGTGCGATAGCGATTTTCAAAGTGGTAAGTTAATTGTCCTCTACCTAGTCGTTCGATTTCTGTTAAGGCGGCTTCTCGTTCATCAGGATGAATTAATTCTATGAAGGGTTGACTTATGAGTTCTTCTGTAGAATATCCTAGCGTAGTTTCCCAAGCAGGATTTAAGCATTTGAAATAGCCATCAAATCCAGCAATACAAAGTAGGTCTAATGAAAGCGTAAAAAAACGCTCTCGTTGTATTTCAGCTTGTTTAGGTTCGGTAACATCAGTTTTAACGCCAATACAATTGGTACAATTTCCTTGCTCGTCTTGGCTATAATTTTTTAGGATAACCTGACAGGTTTTTGCTGCTTGACTAGATTCTCTGAGCTTTTTTAGACCATTTTGTTTCAAATTATCTTTTTGAAACTCTAACAAATGTTGTCTTATTTTAAGCTTTGTTTCTAGTAATTTGTTTTCTTCTCTAGCTGCCTGCAATTCTTCTTCCAGGGATTTAATTTTTATTTGTGCTTCTAATAAGTTTTCTTCTAATTGAGTTTTTGAATAAGCCAGAGATTGAGCCAAACTGGAATATTTTTTCAATTTTATTATCCAAGAGATTAGGATAAATAACACGAGTCCTCCTAGACTTAAATTAAGACTTTCTGTAGCGAGATGATAGCTCATAGATACTCTGACTGGCCTGTTGCTCTTGGGATAGCATTAGTAAAATAGGAATTTTTTTGAACGAGTGTTAAGTTATGGATTCCAAGGGGAATCTTTTAACTTAGTGCCCCTAGGTACATAAACTTAGTGATTAAGATTTTGTTTCATATTTAAGTTTCTTGAGGTTGAATTACGCTATAGCTATAGGATTTTTGATGATTGGAATGATTTTTTACTAAAAAAGTAAATTGATAACTCTAAATTAATTATAAAATTTATTCAGGCTAAATGAGCAATTTCACTTCAACTATTTGGCTTTTTCAAGAAAACTTTAAACTTTTTTACCAATAGTCTTCCTTTTTAAAGTTTATATCAAGTCAATTTATAAAAAATGTTAAGAGCCATTGTATTATTGCAATTTTTGTGATAATAAGATTACTCCTGTGCCTGGAACGATCCCGAAACTTTTATTAAGTTTTTTAATTATTTTGAGATTTAGTAAAATTTGATACAGAATTATATGCTATATATATTAAAGAGGCTAAGTAAACCCCCTAAAAAATCCATCAGCAATTTGGAGGCAAGGATTATGTCTGCTCAACAACAAGCTCGCGCTCTCATGGCTCGCCATCATCAGATCATCAAAAATCGTCAACAATCAATGCTAGGACGTACAGCCGCAGAAATTGGCTTAGAAATGGACGAAGTAGAATATTGGAGTACAATACAGGGTAAGCCGCAGTCGAGTTTCAGGGCAACCTACGATCGTTCTCATGCAGCATTAAGTTAAAATAGCCAGCTAAAAGCAGAAAAAACCGCAATTGAGCCATATCCACACCAATAACATCGATCAGTTACAATTTATAGTGCTAGGTAGGGGTTTTCCGATCAAAGAATACCCCCTCTTTTTTTAGCTCTTGAGTAGCACGAGCTTTTTTATTGAATAATTCATTAGGATCGAATAGAACCGACTCCTATTATTATTGAGCATGACTATTGTTCGAGTTGAAAATCTCAGCAAAATTTATCCGGTTGCCATTAAACAACCTGGAATTAAAGGCACCCTCAAACACTTTTTTCAGCGTCAATACCGAGAAATTAAAGCGGTTCAAGATATTTCTTTCAGCATTGAAGCCGGGGAAATGGTGGGTTTTTTAGGACCTAATGGTGCCGGCAAAACCACCACCCTGAAAATGCTCACTGGACTAATTCACCCTTCATCAGGACAGGTTCGAGTAGCGGGTTATGTTCCCTTTCGCCGCCAACCCCAATTTTTAAGCAAAACTAGCCTGGTGATGGGGCAAAAACAGCAATTACTCTGGGATTTACCGGCTCTGGACTCTTTAAAAATCAATGCAGCCATTTATAATCTTTCTGATCAGGTTTTTGAGCAACGTTTAGGAGAGTTATCGGAAATGCTCTCTTTACAACAAAAACTCACTCAACCAGTGAGAAAACTCTCTTTAGGGGAACGGATGAAAGCTGAATTATTAGCGGCTTTGCTTCATCATCCCCAGGTTTTATTTTTGGATGAACCGACTTTAGGGTTAGATGTGAATGCACAAGTGGCTGTGCGAGAATTTTTACGAGAGTATAATTTACGCTATCAAGCAACAATTCTGCTCACTAGCCACTATATGGCAGATATTACAGCTTTGTGTAAGCGCGTGTTGCTCATCCATCAAGGACAATTAATGTATGATGGGGCTTTGGAAGAATTATTAGAACGGTTTGCTCCTTGTCGCGAGGTGAAGGTAGAGTTAGCTCATCCGGTAGAAAAAGCACATTTAGCCCAATTTGGCGAAATTGAAGCCATTGATGGGCAAGAAGTCCGTTTTTTAATCCAACGGGAAAAATTAACCACCACCATCGCTCAAATTTTGGCACAGTTAGAGGTGTTAGATTTAAGTGTGAGTGAACCTCCCATAGAAGAAGTTATTGGGCGTTTGTTTTTAAGCGGCAAAGTTTCTCTTACCTCTTAGTAGTTTTTTCTGTTTGATTATGAAGCCTCTGTTTAAGAAAGCAATTGTTTTACTAGGCGCTTATTATGCCCATATGTTGGAATATCGGGCGGAAATTTTTTTATGGGCTTTATCAGGTTCCTTGCCTCTGATTTTAATGGGAGTTTGGATAGAGGCATCAAAAAATGGCCATTTTGGACTTGATTCTCTTCAGTTTGTCCGCTACTTTTTTGCCGTTTTTTTGGTGCGACAACTGACGGTTGTTTGGGTAATCTGGGATTTTGAGAAAGAAGTTGTAGAGGGTGTTCTTTCTTTTCGACTGTTACAACCGCTTGACCCTATATGGCATCATCTGGCTAGACATTTATCTGAAAAAGTCGCTCGTATTCCTGTCGTGTTGTTTTTTATTATCTTGTTCTTTGTGCTATATCCTCAATCCGCTTGGGTTCCCAGTTACAGCCGTTTATTTTTGTTTACTGTTGCCATCATTGTCGCTTTTTTTGTTCGATTTATTATTCAATATACCTTTGCTATGCTGGCTTTTTGGACTGAGAGAGCAACGGCTATTGAACAATTTTGGTTTTTATTCTATATTTTTCTAGCCGGCATGATTGCTCCTTTAGATGTTTTTCCTCCTTTGGTTAAAGAATTGGTTTTTTGGACTCCCTTCCCTTATTTTATTTATTTTCCTGCCGCACTTTTAACAGGTTTACCGGTTAATTTCATCAGAGGAATTTTCATTATTCTAGGTTGGGGTGTGATTTTTTTGTTTGTTAACCGTTGGTTATGGCGAAGAGGTTTAAAACATTATTCGGGTATGGGAGCCTAATGAGTTAACCGTTAACCGTTAACAGTAATCAAAAATCAGTGATACAAGTTATAAGTCTTTTTGACTTCCATTAACTGTTAGCTGTTAACGGTTAACTTAATAAGTATTATTACCCTGCCGCTTGAGCAGATTTTTGACTGGTTGCTTTGAGTGTTCCCCCAGGAGTAAATTGACGAGTGCTAGCGCCTTGTTCAATGGGCGTAAACTCAATGTGATTCAGTAAAGTTGTGACAAAAGCAAAAAGCAAAAACGGTAAAGATAGCACTAAAACTATCCCCACAGTCGCTAAAGCGTAAATTTGACGGGTGGTACTCCACAGTGCTAAAGCTGATGCTAAACTGAGAAAAATAACAATTAACCAAACA is from Gloeothece verrucosa PCC 7822 and encodes:
- a CDS encoding cupin domain-containing protein encodes the protein MDNFLKIPAILPDEEYFQTILSNQNLKIERIISRGQTTPEDQWYDQERDEWVILLQGEAELSYQDGSKIRLKGGDYLLIPAHEKHRVDYTSIDPPCIWLAIHANLASIS
- a CDS encoding DUF6439 family protein — encoded protein: MSQQTSLSHDELLQDVSTVELAQALAARLTITPNDWHRLKANRNAQASQLLAAALVFLLKDQPQEALERLEQATGWLDRSISAPPCPSHGNHSIK
- a CDS encoding ATP-binding protein, yielding MSFASTLYLCPVLDLLLANIPKQLQPEIRLGLQEALVNAAKHGNKLDPSKTVVVQFSVTKEGYSWVISDQGSGFATEQVNRCNCDNDCDSHCDSHSNSHSLPDLPPEESESGRGLCILHQIFDQVHWNRQGTQLRLSKQIKKGKRQPLFN
- the rlmD gene encoding 23S rRNA (uracil(1939)-C(5))-methyltransferase RlmD, encoding MTKQGDLVEIEITDLSSSGDGVGRIEGWVVFVPDTVPGDLALVRLINFKKQYADGKLEQLIEASPHRIRPRCIVADKCGGCQWQHINPEYQRTAKSLMVTQTLQRIGGFCDPPVAPILGEGNRPELKPLEYRNKASYPLGISAQGTVKAGYYRRQTHHIVNLNQCPVQDPRLNPFLAKIKADIAERKWTIYQEKHHQGQLRHLSLRIGRRTGEILLTLVTTDVHLKGIEEQAQIWLKRYPGLVGVCLNYNPSKTNVIFGEQTQTVAGRPYLREIFAELEFELRPETFFQVNTEAAEALIDVIFDKLELQGTETLVDAYCGIGTFTLPLARRVKQAFGIELHSSSIIQAQKNAQINGLSNVSFMTGAVETLLPLVDMTPDLVLLDPPRKGCPPTVIDTLLKLKPPRIVYISCQVGTLARDLKQLCDKGSYHLTFVQPADFFPQTSHVECAAFLSQESLNMI
- a CDS encoding PAS domain S-box protein, whose protein sequence is MSYHLATESLNLSLGGLVLFILISWIIKLKKYSSLAQSLAYSKTQLEENLLEAQIKIKSLEEELQAAREENKLLETKLKIRQHLLEFQKDNLKQNGLKKLRESSQAAKTCQVILKNYSQDEQGNCTNCIGVKTDVTEPKQAEIQRERFFTLSLDLLCIAGFDGYFKCLNPAWETTLGYSTEELISQPFIELIHPDEREAALTEIERLGRGQLTYHFENRYRTREGTYRWLTLTAVPYVEEGLIYAVAHDITKRKQTEAEIQQTRNFLQTMIDHLPLAVFVKDGKPETFSQIILWNKTCEKIFGISATEAIGSTTFEHFSDSQAEFFYQKDRETFARRMPLEIPEEEADSYSLGKRLLHTVKIPLYDEQDQPQYLLCISEDITERKRAEEALKKSEEQFRLVFQHSPIGIAIATPEGKLVRVNEAFSQMMGFTEAELLKRTCGDLTYPDDLKNEIPLHQKLLAGEIAYYRLEKRYLTKKGQVLYGMLHVGLIRDEQDKPLNLVGQVVDISEKTQAEIALRESEDRLSRIITTISDGLIVVNNQGNIKFINPAGEKLFGRSQEELLEQHFGVPFVDGKTTEIFIRHANQQLIVAEMRVGLIIWEQQKAHLISLRDITERKQIEKALSESEQRLESILNSIEDVVWSTSATTLNLIYLNPATERVYGCSIEQLLAEGNLWFNLVHPDDQALIDAHFKALEDTGHSEYEYRIVRPDGTVRWLYSRSRTIYDPTGKPIRFEGIDSDITERKSFTEQLQYNAYHDPLTSLPNRIFLLEKLEEALKKNQNRENIFFAVLFLDLDDFKVVNDSLGHIVGDQLLIAIAQRLKTSLSVPHTLARFGGDEFTILLEEIQSTDEPLKAAQKIHNDLTQPYDLNGQQVFISTSIGIALSDPSYIHPQEILRDADTAMYQAKRWGKGGYAVFDQQMHLRAVKRLHLEIELRQAIELKEFLLYYQPIVSLSTGYLTGFEALIRWQHPKKGLISPVEFIPIAEETGLIVPMGKWITQQACRQLKLWQEQYNLKNPLQISVNLSSKQLRNSHLIEEIDEILAQTGIDPSSLKLEITESMLMENVDIAMNILIELRKRNIELCLDDFGTGYSSLSYLHRFPVTTVKIDRSFVMQMQPGNSNAEIVHAIITLAHSLEMTVTAEGVETQLQLQQLQWLECEQAQGYFFSKPLPPKEAGTLIQAFPCWK
- a CDS encoding ABC transporter ATP-binding protein, which encodes MTIVRVENLSKIYPVAIKQPGIKGTLKHFFQRQYREIKAVQDISFSIEAGEMVGFLGPNGAGKTTTLKMLTGLIHPSSGQVRVAGYVPFRRQPQFLSKTSLVMGQKQQLLWDLPALDSLKINAAIYNLSDQVFEQRLGELSEMLSLQQKLTQPVRKLSLGERMKAELLAALLHHPQVLFLDEPTLGLDVNAQVAVREFLREYNLRYQATILLTSHYMADITALCKRVLLIHQGQLMYDGALEELLERFAPCREVKVELAHPVEKAHLAQFGEIEAIDGQEVRFLIQREKLTTTIAQILAQLEVLDLSVSEPPIEEVIGRLFLSGKVSLTS
- a CDS encoding ABC transporter permease, whose translation is MKPLFKKAIVLLGAYYAHMLEYRAEIFLWALSGSLPLILMGVWIEASKNGHFGLDSLQFVRYFFAVFLVRQLTVVWVIWDFEKEVVEGVLSFRLLQPLDPIWHHLARHLSEKVARIPVVLFFIILFFVLYPQSAWVPSYSRLFLFTVAIIVAFFVRFIIQYTFAMLAFWTERATAIEQFWFLFYIFLAGMIAPLDVFPPLVKELVFWTPFPYFIYFPAALLTGLPVNFIRGIFIILGWGVIFLFVNRWLWRRGLKHYSGMGA